The Mammaliicoccus sciuri genome window below encodes:
- a CDS encoding RusA family crossover junction endodeoxyribonuclease produces the protein MTVHSFTILFKKDTKHLDKPMASPRPRFRNVGKFIQTYMPTNYVKHKQFIKEQMPELNIDDAIKLTLLFEFPMNKSWSKSLIKRMIHAFKKNKPDIDNLIKTFMDAANQKIWTDDALVVEIHCAKRYAEVPKIKVKVEEL, from the coding sequence ATGACGGTTCATTCATTTACGATACTGTTCAAAAAAGATACAAAACACTTAGATAAACCAATGGCATCTCCTAGGCCAAGATTTAGGAACGTTGGAAAGTTTATTCAAACATACATGCCAACTAATTACGTAAAACACAAACAATTTATAAAAGAGCAAATGCCAGAACTAAATATCGATGATGCAATAAAATTGACTTTATTGTTTGAATTCCCAATGAACAAATCATGGTCTAAATCATTAATTAAAAGAATGATACATGCATTCAAAAAGAATAAGCCAGACATAGATAATTTAATTAAGACATTTATGGATGCTGCAAACCAAAAGATATGGACAGATGATGCCCTAGTGGTTGAAATTCATTGTGCTAAAAGATATGCAGAAGTACCAAAAATAAAAGTGAAAGTGGAGGAATTATAA
- a CDS encoding DUF4258 domain-containing protein has protein sequence MSKISKLVIFITVFVLTLTFTATGYVQASENEDYPSEEQVNNDKYIAHLSDEEIADLYEIISDDSEEPTITPRIAPIIPYLASAVISIVVKQGGKHLVKKISKHALQRAAQRGITKQQFAHTMRFGQKYTDKKTGAKILYDKSSKTTLVLDKKGKTVVTTYKQKSPKKVWRKGH, from the coding sequence ATGTCAAAAATTTCTAAATTAGTAATATTTATTACAGTTTTTGTTTTAACTTTAACTTTTACTGCTACTGGTTATGTTCAAGCTAGTGAAAATGAAGATTATCCATCAGAGGAACAAGTTAATAATGATAAATACATAGCTCATTTATCTGATGAAGAAATAGCCGATTTATATGAAATAATTAGTGATGATTCCGAGGAACCAACTATAACGCCTCGTATCGCTCCAATTATTCCATATCTTGCTTCAGCAGTGATCAGTATAGTTGTCAAACAAGGTGGAAAACACCTTGTAAAGAAAATTTCAAAACACGCTTTACAGCGTGCTGCTCAAAGAGGAATTACAAAGCAACAATTCGCACATACAATGAGATTTGGACAAAAATATACTGATAAAAAAACTGGTGCTAAAATCTTATATGATAAAAGTTCTAAAACGACTTTAGTTCTAGATAAAAAAGGTAAAACTGTTGTTACAACGTATAAACAAAAAAGTCCTAAAAAAGTCTGGAGAAAGGGGCACTAA
- a CDS encoding nucleoside triphosphate pyrophosphohydrolase family protein, which translates to MELNKYQEIALRTHNVEQNMSEALTNYALGLTGESGEVADNIKKHIFHGHELNKDEMVKELGDVLWYLSSLASMCDVKLDEVVGHNLNKLSNRYPGGFNQQHSINRVENISPGDKILFSNSQYIVDDVIGNTLLISNDNDDQQVNVYDVKKL; encoded by the coding sequence ATGGAACTAAATAAATATCAAGAGATAGCGTTAAGAACTCATAACGTTGAACAAAACATGAGCGAAGCTTTAACTAATTATGCATTAGGTTTAACAGGTGAATCAGGAGAAGTTGCAGACAACATTAAGAAACATATATTCCATGGCCATGAGTTAAACAAAGACGAAATGGTTAAAGAACTCGGCGATGTTCTTTGGTACTTATCTTCACTCGCTAGTATGTGTGACGTAAAACTCGATGAAGTGGTAGGTCATAATTTAAATAAATTATCTAATAGATATCCAGGTGGATTTAATCAACAGCACAGTATTAATCGAGTAGAGAACATTTCACCAGGAGATAAAATTTTATTTAGTAATAGCCAATATATTGTGGATGATGTAATTGGAAATACATTATTGATTAGTAACGATAACGATGATCAGCAAGTTAATGTATATGATGTAAAGAAACTGTAA
- a CDS encoding sigma factor-like helix-turn-helix DNA-binding protein translates to MFEWLELYQNLDMQQQALEIKKDICIEEMERWHSISYARADLGKKHDFHSRLQQVSRIEEELEELNERIKKLEEQKERVLSLLDRFQGIEHKILRKKYVDGMTLQEIAYDLGYSEQYIRKKHAECIKRIKFIS, encoded by the coding sequence TTGTTCGAGTGGCTAGAGTTATACCAGAACTTGGATATGCAACAGCAGGCATTAGAGATAAAAAAAGATATATGCATTGAAGAAATGGAGAGGTGGCACTCAATAAGTTATGCACGAGCAGACTTAGGAAAGAAGCATGACTTTCATTCTCGCTTACAACAGGTCAGCCGTATTGAGGAGGAGTTAGAGGAATTGAATGAGAGGATAAAAAAGTTAGAAGAACAGAAGGAAAGAGTATTAAGTTTGTTGGACCGTTTCCAAGGTATAGAACACAAGATACTTAGAAAGAAATATGTAGATGGTATGACATTACAAGAGATTGCATATGACTTAGGTTATAGTGAACAATACATTAGAAAGAAGCATGCTGAGTGTATCAAGAGAATCAAGTTCATTAGTTAG
- a CDS encoding HNH endonuclease codes for MGIMRRCNHPTCNTLISRDETYCDKHKTYTNKAYNDTRRRNDPEYINFYKSNAWLTMRKRILLKHDYLCSSCGRIAEVVDHIIPTKVDWSKRLDEENLQPLCNECHNKKTQEDLKGRN; via the coding sequence ATTGGTATCATGCGAAGATGTAATCATCCAACATGTAATACATTGATAAGTAGAGACGAAACATATTGTGATAAGCACAAAACATATACAAACAAAGCATATAACGATACTAGAAGAAGAAACGATCCAGAATATATCAACTTCTATAAATCAAATGCTTGGTTAACTATGAGAAAAAGAATACTTCTGAAACATGATTACTTATGTAGTAGTTGTGGAAGAATTGCTGAAGTAGTAGACCATATTATTCCAACAAAAGTAGATTGGTCAAAGAGATTGGATGAAGAAAACCTTCAACCATTATGTAATGAATGTCATAACAAAAAAACACAAGAAGATTTAAAAGGGCGAAATTAA
- a CDS encoding phage terminase small subunit P27 family — protein sequence MAGRPKKLLHNSNKNYTSEEIIKKEREEAELNKFSKIDPEPPGFLDDIARQEYKRVIPYMQDLPISTLDRAQLAQYCSFYSDFVQATHLIEETGGVVIETDRGLKVNPAFTAKEKAGTRMQQAANTLGLTIDSRLRIVVPEEKEDDDPFKEFVSDE from the coding sequence ATGGCCGGTAGACCTAAAAAATTACTTCATAACTCAAATAAGAATTATACGTCGGAAGAAATTATCAAAAAAGAGCGTGAAGAGGCGGAATTGAATAAATTTTCGAAAATAGACCCTGAACCACCTGGTTTTTTGGACGATATAGCAAGACAAGAATACAAACGGGTAATTCCATATATGCAAGATTTGCCGATTTCTACTTTAGACCGAGCTCAACTTGCACAATATTGTAGTTTTTACAGTGACTTTGTACAAGCAACTCATTTGATAGAAGAAACAGGAGGTGTGGTTATTGAAACCGATAGAGGGCTTAAAGTTAACCCTGCATTTACAGCAAAAGAAAAAGCGGGTACACGAATGCAACAAGCAGCTAACACATTGGGCTTAACCATTGATAGTCGCTTACGTATTGTTGTACCGGAAGAAAAAGAAGATGATGATCCATTCAAAGAATTTGTGAGTGATGAATGA
- a CDS encoding terminase large subunit, with product MVDYTTLYAQKVINGDILASKKNIGVAKRHLKDLKNPPKDCYWDVKQANKAIKFIEMLPDPKTNEPMPLMLFQKFIVGSIYGWRRKGGFRRYTKAYISMARKQGKSLIVSGMSLNGLLFGQYPKFNRQIYVSSSTYKQAQTIFKMASQQIKLLRSKSDYIRKSTDVRKTDLAHIASESVFEPLSNNPDAVDGKDPTVAILDELASMPDDEMYSRFKTGMTLQKNPLTLLISTAGDNLNSQMYQEYKYITKILSGEVKADSYFVYCAEMDSEDEVNDESQWIKAMPLLESKEHRDTILRNIKSDIQDELEKGTSFHKILIKNFNLWQANKEDSLINISEWESVEVNKADYNLYGRDVYIGVDLSRLDDLTSVGFIFPNDNESVLIDSYSFIGLRTTLEQKTKRDKINYEYIVNQGEAETTTSESGMIDYKRVIEYILQVVEEYDLNVIAVCYDPWNAQSFITSLETMMIDWPLIEVGQSFKSLSQTIKQFRMWVADKKVRHFGKHLLTIAVNNAVLMYDGEDNVKINKKLNRQKIDPIISVITAFSEARMHEFETDWSSIYESEEFDF from the coding sequence ATGGTTGATTATACAACACTTTATGCACAAAAGGTTATTAATGGCGATATTTTAGCAAGTAAAAAGAACATAGGAGTCGCTAAACGCCATTTAAAAGATTTGAAAAATCCACCAAAAGATTGTTATTGGGATGTTAAGCAGGCAAATAAAGCAATAAAATTTATTGAGATGTTGCCGGACCCTAAAACAAACGAACCTATGCCACTAATGTTATTTCAAAAATTTATTGTAGGTAGCATTTATGGTTGGCGTAGAAAAGGAGGCTTTAGAAGATATACAAAAGCGTATATCAGCATGGCACGTAAACAGGGTAAATCACTTATCGTCTCAGGTATGTCGTTAAATGGGCTATTGTTCGGTCAATACCCTAAGTTTAATCGACAAATCTATGTATCATCTTCAACATATAAACAAGCACAAACGATTTTCAAAATGGCAAGTCAACAAATCAAATTGCTACGCTCTAAAAGTGATTACATTCGAAAATCGACAGACGTACGCAAAACGGACTTAGCACACATTGCATCAGAAAGTGTGTTTGAACCACTGTCAAACAATCCTGATGCGGTAGATGGTAAAGACCCTACTGTTGCGATTTTAGATGAGTTGGCAAGTATGCCAGACGACGAGATGTATTCGCGTTTTAAAACAGGTATGACATTGCAAAAGAACCCTCTCACTCTCTTGATTTCGACAGCGGGCGACAACTTAAACAGTCAGATGTATCAAGAATACAAATACATTACTAAAATTCTTTCAGGGGAAGTTAAGGCAGACAGTTATTTTGTTTATTGCGCTGAAATGGACTCAGAAGACGAGGTTAACGATGAATCGCAGTGGATTAAAGCAATGCCACTACTCGAATCGAAAGAGCATAGAGATACTATATTGCGTAACATTAAGTCAGATATTCAAGATGAGCTTGAAAAAGGTACATCGTTTCATAAGATTCTGATTAAAAACTTTAATTTGTGGCAAGCTAACAAAGAAGATAGCTTGATTAATATTTCTGAATGGGAATCAGTAGAAGTTAATAAAGCGGATTATAATCTTTATGGTCGTGATGTTTATATTGGTGTCGATTTATCACGTTTAGACGATTTGACTTCTGTCGGTTTTATCTTTCCAAATGATAACGAATCGGTATTAATCGATAGTTATTCGTTTATAGGATTACGAACCACATTAGAACAAAAAACGAAGCGGGATAAGATTAATTATGAATATATAGTTAATCAAGGTGAAGCGGAAACAACGACCTCAGAAAGTGGCATGATTGATTATAAACGTGTGATTGAATACATTTTGCAAGTCGTTGAAGAATATGATTTAAATGTAATAGCAGTTTGTTATGATCCGTGGAACGCGCAATCGTTTATTACGAGTTTGGAAACGATGATGATTGACTGGCCATTAATCGAAGTTGGACAAAGTTTTAAAAGTCTGTCACAAACTATCAAGCAATTTAGAATGTGGGTAGCAGATAAAAAGGTACGACATTTTGGAAAACATCTTCTTACAATAGCGGTTAATAATGCCGTGTTGATGTATGACGGTGAAGATAATGTAAAAATCAATAAGAAATTGAACAGACAGAAGATTGACCCTATCATTTCGGTTATTACTGCATTTAGCGAAGCGAGAATGCATGAGTTTGAGACAGATTGGTCATCTATTTATGAAAGTGAAGAATTTGATTTTTAG
- a CDS encoding HK97 family phage prohead protease, giving the protein MEKETRKGNIVEVRSNDDNDIFIEGYALKFDTWSENLGGFKETISKQALENTDLSDVRCLVDHLPSQIIGRTTAGTLDLTVDDTGLKYRCKLPNTTFARDLYENMRVGNINQCSFGFMLDADGDEMRFDEKENIYKRTLKAIRELTDVSVVTYPAYKDTDVKPALRSIENFEHEKRKNEIRQRLEKMKTR; this is encoded by the coding sequence ATGGAGAAGGAGACGAGAAAAGGTAATATTGTTGAAGTACGTTCTAACGACGATAATGACATATTTATTGAGGGCTACGCTTTAAAATTTGATACATGGTCGGAAAATTTGGGGGGCTTTAAAGAAACCATCTCAAAACAAGCGTTAGAAAACACTGATTTATCAGATGTGCGTTGCTTAGTTGACCACTTGCCATCTCAAATCATTGGTAGAACGACGGCAGGTACACTCGATTTAACTGTTGATGATACAGGTTTAAAGTATCGTTGTAAGTTACCTAACACGACATTCGCACGAGACTTGTATGAAAATATGCGTGTAGGTAACATCAATCAATGTTCATTTGGCTTTATGCTTGATGCTGATGGTGATGAAATGCGTTTTGATGAAAAAGAAAACATCTACAAACGTACATTAAAGGCAATTCGGGAACTGACAGATGTGTCAGTAGTAACTTATCCTGCTTATAAAGACACAGATGTAAAACCGGCACTCAGAAGCATCGAAAATTTTGAACACGAGAAACGCAAAAACGAAATCAGACAACGACTTGAAAAAATGAAAACTCGGTGA
- a CDS encoding phage major capsid protein, protein MDKIEILLGMIEDTKRQIDLKVKFATRALDSDELEKAEKLEQEIADLRSELKDKEEELAKSKEEENANPEPVTVENNGRSTRSQFNAFDLGVMPETKVTSQEVRDFKAYLESRDDIKGGSLKTDSGFVVIPEEIVTDILKLKKVEFNLDKYVTVKKVNNGSGKYPVVRQSEVAALPEVEELAENPELAVKPFFQLAYDIKTRRGYFRISREAIEDSQINVLQELKMWLARTIAATRNKAIIDVIKNGGPGEKGDSTKLETIEATGVDGLKDAVNLNIKPNYEHNVAIVSQTMFAKLDKLKDKNGNYLIQPDIKEKSQQRLLGAKVEILPDEMLGDKGNETLIFGNLKDALVLFDRSQYQASWTDYMHFGECLMVATRQDVRILDYKAAIVINYTDATVIPGA, encoded by the coding sequence ATGGATAAAATTGAAATTTTGCTTGGAATGATTGAAGATACCAAGCGTCAAATCGATTTAAAAGTTAAATTTGCAACACGAGCACTTGACAGTGACGAGTTAGAAAAAGCAGAAAAATTAGAACAAGAAATCGCTGATTTACGTTCTGAATTGAAAGATAAGGAAGAGGAATTAGCTAAATCGAAAGAAGAAGAAAACGCAAACCCTGAACCGGTTACTGTTGAAAATAATGGACGTTCTACACGCTCACAATTCAACGCGTTTGATTTAGGTGTAATGCCTGAAACGAAAGTAACTTCACAAGAAGTGCGTGACTTTAAAGCTTATTTAGAATCACGTGATGACATTAAAGGCGGGTCGCTTAAAACTGATTCTGGTTTCGTCGTGATTCCTGAGGAAATCGTTACAGATATTTTGAAGTTGAAAAAAGTTGAATTCAATTTAGATAAATATGTAACAGTTAAAAAAGTTAATAACGGCTCAGGTAAATACCCCGTCGTTCGTCAATCAGAAGTGGCAGCGTTACCGGAAGTTGAAGAATTGGCTGAAAACCCAGAATTGGCAGTTAAGCCGTTCTTCCAATTAGCGTATGATATCAAAACTCGTCGTGGATACTTCCGAATTTCACGTGAAGCTATTGAAGATAGTCAAATCAATGTATTGCAAGAATTAAAAATGTGGTTAGCACGTACGATTGCTGCTACACGTAACAAAGCGATCATTGACGTTATTAAAAATGGTGGACCTGGCGAAAAAGGTGATTCTACTAAACTTGAAACAATTGAAGCAACGGGTGTTGACGGTTTAAAAGATGCAGTTAACTTAAATATCAAACCTAACTACGAGCATAACGTTGCAATCGTGTCACAAACTATGTTTGCGAAGTTAGATAAGTTAAAAGACAAAAACGGTAATTACCTAATCCAACCAGATATCAAAGAAAAATCACAACAACGTCTTTTGGGTGCAAAAGTTGAGATTTTACCGGATGAAATGCTTGGCGACAAAGGAAACGAAACACTTATTTTCGGTAACTTAAAAGATGCATTAGTGTTATTTGATCGATCTCAATATCAAGCATCATGGACTGACTACATGCATTTCGGTGAATGCTTAATGGTTGCTACGCGTCAAGATGTAAGAATTCTTGATTATAAAGCAGCGATTGTTATTAATTACACAGATGCAACTGTAATACCAGGGGCTTAA
- a CDS encoding head-tail connector protein, giving the protein MTITEEDFKLLKMHCKVDHHYEDDLLKAYYEWSKEDIASAVTDEYEKHKDWFDNQTSFRTAVFPLTAYYYENRIAFNERTLSYAPHMVMSVVHRLRSRFIDYIGSDENEI; this is encoded by the coding sequence ATGACAATCACTGAAGAAGATTTTAAATTATTAAAAATGCACTGCAAGGTAGATCATCACTATGAAGATGATTTATTAAAAGCTTATTATGAGTGGTCAAAAGAAGATATTGCGAGTGCAGTAACTGATGAATATGAAAAACATAAAGATTGGTTTGATAATCAGACTTCATTTAGAACTGCTGTTTTTCCACTAACAGCGTACTATTATGAAAATAGAATAGCTTTTAACGAACGAACATTATCTTATGCTCCACATATGGTAATGAGTGTAGTACATCGTTTGAGAAGTAGGTTTATTGATTACATTGGAAGTGATGAAAATGAAATTTAA
- a CDS encoding head-tail adaptor protein codes for MKFNSNNLNERVSFCEDISKSVNGLPSRPKTVELYNCFACIQDSKETDTQTALSNESKFIKTIIIRDPRGDYKPSNKHYVLHEGYKYNIKYYKPDYIDKSFIRVYCEVTF; via the coding sequence ATGAAATTTAACTCAAATAATCTGAATGAAAGAGTATCTTTTTGCGAAGATATTAGTAAATCTGTTAATGGTTTACCATCTAGACCTAAAACAGTTGAATTATATAATTGCTTTGCTTGTATCCAAGACTCTAAAGAGACAGATACTCAAACGGCACTTTCAAACGAAAGCAAGTTTATCAAAACAATTATAATTCGTGATCCAAGAGGCGACTACAAACCGAGCAATAAGCACTATGTCTTACATGAAGGTTATAAATATAATATTAAATATTATAAACCTGATTATATAGATAAATCATTTATACGTGTTTATTGTGAGGTTACTTTTTAA
- a CDS encoding HK97-gp10 family putative phage morphogenesis protein: MGGKIVKNTVAEGLKRELLQMSTLEKRVLKAGASTIIPILRKNTPLSEQRRHARSHVAISNVKTDRSTSEKYVAVGYEKGYSHRIHTTEFGTMYQRPQLFITKSERESRNAVFNAMKTAMKRGLR; this comes from the coding sequence ATGGGTGGAAAAATCGTTAAAAATACGGTTGCTGAAGGATTAAAGAGAGAATTATTACAAATGTCTACACTAGAAAAGAGAGTCTTGAAAGCTGGAGCATCTACTATCATTCCAATTCTTCGAAAGAATACACCACTTAGTGAACAGAGAAGACATGCTCGGAGTCATGTTGCTATATCTAATGTGAAAACAGATAGAAGTACATCTGAAAAGTATGTCGCTGTTGGATATGAAAAAGGGTATTCACATCGTATTCATACAACTGAATTCGGCACAATGTATCAAAGGCCACAATTATTTATTACAAAATCAGAAAGAGAAAGCAGAAATGCAGTATTCAATGCTATGAAGACTGCAATGAAAAGAGGGTTACGATGA
- a CDS encoding DUF806 family protein: MIKNITSEIYNEIIKNKEITLADNVFKYIVPENFHKKTDNPIVRIVPLPFSPEDYADDQQLSREYDYQIDIWWSENEPFEQAEMLVFLLGKMNFQAYYREPLYEIETLTFREIIRVKGTVFSLREN; encoded by the coding sequence ATGATTAAAAACATTACGAGTGAAATTTATAATGAGATAATCAAAAACAAAGAGATAACACTGGCAGATAATGTTTTTAAATACATCGTGCCTGAAAATTTTCATAAAAAAACAGATAATCCAATAGTGAGAATAGTTCCTTTACCTTTTTCACCAGAAGATTACGCTGATGATCAGCAACTTTCAAGAGAATATGATTATCAAATTGATATTTGGTGGTCAGAAAACGAACCATTTGAGCAAGCAGAAATGCTTGTTTTTTTATTGGGAAAAATGAATTTCCAAGCATATTACCGTGAACCGTTATATGAAATAGAGACCCTTACATTTAGGGAAATCATTCGTGTAAAAGGTACGGTTTTTTCATTAAGAGAAAATTAG
- the gpGT gene encoding phage tail assembly chaperone GT, whose amino-acid sequence MEDGMDPEKIANMPIHFFLEIVESKIENKKEAKSFKDIFG is encoded by the coding sequence ATGGAAGATGGAATGGATCCTGAAAAAATAGCGAATATGCCTATTCATTTTTTCTTGGAGATTGTAGAATCAAAAATCGAAAATAAAAAAGAAGCCAAAAGCTTTAAAGATATATTTGGTTAA